In Euphorbia lathyris chromosome 10, ddEupLath1.1, whole genome shotgun sequence, a single genomic region encodes these proteins:
- the LOC136209353 gene encoding OVARIAN TUMOR DOMAIN-containing deubiquitinating enzyme 10, whose protein sequence is MAVYEQDSDVLQWGLRLLDGDPHFYPGYYGSILQNEDSYNGRYVRDHYDISDSTHVESDELIARTLQEEFSQLAVAEASGYSPAREENFQMSGNEYDRHYTPTQNYSSDHEDSHEDSDDTCSSPGNREEYCYSPEFADEEEMDGEVGRRLNQMIPMPHVPRINGEIPSMDEATSDHERLLNRLQLYDFVEVKVQGDGNCQFRALSDQLYNTPDRHKLVRRHIVNQLRSHPDIYEGYVPMEYGDYLRKMSKSGEWGDHVTLQAAADAYGVKILVMTSFKDTYYIEILPINQKTKGVIFLSFWAEVHYNSIYFQGDTSSIEGRKKKKWWNFGNRH, encoded by the exons ATGGCTGTCTATGAGCAAGATTCAGATGTGCTCCAATGGGGTCTTCGTCTTCTTGATGGGGACCCACATTTTTATCCCGGTTATTACGGTAGTATATTACAAAATGAGGACAGCTATAATGGACGTTATGTGAGAGATCATTATGATATATCAGACTCTACTCATGTGGAGAGCGATGAGCTTATTGCCCGAACACTGCAAGAAGAATTTTCGCAGCTTGCTGTTGCTGAAGCTTCTGGATATTCGCCTGCAAGAGAAGAGAATTTTCAAATGTCCGGTAATGAATATGATCGGCATTATACACCTACACAGAACTACAGTTCAG ACCATGAGGATAGCCATGAAGATTCTGATGATACATGTTCTAGCCCTGGTAATAGGGAAGAGTATTGCTATTCTCCAGAATTTGCTGATGAAGAAGAAATGGATGGTGAAGTAGGCAGGAGGCTAAATCAAATGATTCCTATGCCT CATGTTCCCCGAATTAATGGAGAAATACCTTCCATGGATGAAGCGACCTCAGATCATGAAAGGCTTCTAAACAG GTTGCAGTTATATGACTTTGTTGAGGTTAAGGTTCAAGGAGATGGCAATTGTCag TTTCGAGCATTATCAGATCAGTTATACAACACTCCTGACCGGCACAAGCTTGTGAGGCGGCATATTGTAAATCAG CTGAGATCTCATCCAGATATATATGAAGGATATGTTCCAATGGAGTATGGTGACTATTTGAGGAAGATGTCCAA GAGTGGTGAATGGGGAGATCACGTGACATTGCAGGCAGCTGCAGATGCG TATGGCGTTAAAATACTTGTTATGACCTCTTTCAAGGATACCTACTACATAGAGATTCTTCCTATCAACCAGAAAACAAAAGGAG TAATTTTCTTGAGTTTTTGGGCAGAGGTacattacaactcaatctattTTCAAGGAG ATACAAGTTCAATCGAGGgtagaaagaagaaaaagtggTGGAATTTTGGGAACAGGCACTAG